A stretch of Nitrospira sp. DNA encodes these proteins:
- the oadA gene encoding oxaloacetate decarboxylase subunit alpha: MATRKLTKKAAKDTLGLDVTPAPGKKLLITDVALRDGHQSLLATRMRTEDMLPAAQALDAIGYWSLEVWGGATFDTCLRFLKEDPWERLRALRVAMPNTKLQMLLRGQNIVGYRHYADDVVERFIERAAHNGIDVFRIFDALNDIRNIEHAVRCVRDQGKHVQATICYTTSPVHTLDNFVDLAKRMEDLGTDTLCVKDMAGLLAPADAYQLIKKLKAAVTVPIQLHSHYTSGMASMSALMAVLGGLDILDTAMSPLSGGTSHPPTESLVAALRGTPYDTGLHLPKFVSVAEHLRQARKKYHQFESNFTGVDAEILTSQIPGGMLSNLAAQLVEQNALDRMKDVLDEVPRVRKDMGYPPLVTPSSQIVGSQATLNVLTGERYKVITTETKNYFLGLYGKAPGPVNKEIAARAIGNEQPVKGRPADRLQPELPAAVTELSGKSASAEDVVSLALFPAIAREFFEQREKGALKPEALVPLEEAGPRAARELHLAPAEFNITVHGETYHVQVSGSGRRADGRKPYYIRINDKLEEVQLETIQEVLAGTPEAPGAGGKSSSKRPKPGKPGDIASPMPGRVVKVLVAKGDSVKTGDPVLIIEAMKMENRVPAPIPGTVAALYVKDGDDVKPDETLVQLE; the protein is encoded by the coding sequence ATGGCGACACGCAAACTTACAAAGAAGGCGGCCAAGGACACACTCGGCCTGGATGTCACGCCCGCGCCTGGGAAGAAACTGCTGATCACGGACGTCGCTCTGCGCGATGGCCACCAGTCGCTGCTCGCCACGCGTATGCGCACCGAGGACATGCTGCCCGCTGCGCAGGCGCTCGATGCAATCGGCTACTGGTCGCTGGAAGTCTGGGGCGGCGCCACCTTTGATACCTGCCTGCGGTTTTTAAAAGAAGACCCGTGGGAACGGTTGCGCGCGCTCCGGGTGGCGATGCCCAATACAAAACTTCAGATGCTGCTGCGCGGGCAGAACATCGTGGGCTACCGCCACTACGCCGACGACGTGGTGGAACGGTTCATTGAGCGCGCCGCGCACAATGGGATCGACGTCTTCCGCATCTTTGACGCGCTCAACGATATCCGCAATATCGAACATGCCGTCCGCTGCGTACGGGACCAGGGCAAGCACGTCCAGGCGACGATCTGCTACACGACAAGCCCTGTCCACACACTGGACAATTTTGTCGATCTGGCTAAGCGCATGGAGGATCTTGGCACGGACACGCTCTGCGTCAAGGACATGGCGGGCCTGCTCGCGCCTGCGGATGCGTACCAGCTGATCAAGAAACTCAAAGCGGCAGTAACCGTGCCGATCCAATTGCACTCGCACTACACCTCGGGTATGGCTTCCATGTCCGCGCTCATGGCGGTGCTAGGCGGGCTCGATATTCTTGATACGGCCATGTCGCCACTTTCCGGAGGCACCTCGCATCCCCCGACGGAATCCCTCGTTGCCGCACTGCGCGGCACGCCCTACGACACCGGCCTGCACTTACCAAAGTTTGTCTCGGTCGCCGAACACTTGCGGCAGGCGCGCAAAAAGTATCACCAGTTTGAGAGCAACTTCACCGGCGTAGACGCAGAAATTCTCACCTCGCAGATTCCGGGCGGTATGCTCTCTAATCTCGCGGCCCAGCTCGTGGAGCAGAACGCGCTTGATCGGATGAAGGACGTGCTTGACGAAGTCCCGCGCGTGCGGAAGGATATGGGCTACCCGCCGCTGGTCACGCCGAGCAGCCAGATCGTGGGCTCGCAGGCCACGCTCAACGTGCTGACTGGCGAGCGCTACAAAGTTATCACGACTGAGACCAAAAATTACTTCCTCGGTCTTTACGGGAAGGCGCCCGGCCCTGTGAACAAGGAGATCGCCGCACGCGCCATCGGCAACGAGCAGCCGGTGAAGGGACGTCCGGCGGACCGGCTGCAGCCGGAACTCCCCGCTGCAGTCACAGAATTGTCCGGCAAATCCGCGTCGGCGGAAGACGTCGTCTCGCTGGCGCTCTTCCCAGCGATCGCGCGGGAATTCTTCGAGCAACGCGAGAAGGGGGCGCTCAAGCCGGAGGCCCTGGTACCGCTAGAGGAAGCGGGGCCGCGGGCCGCGCGCGAGCTGCATCTCGCTCCGGCCGAATTCAACATCACGGTCCACGGCGAGACCTACCACGTCCAGGTGTCGGGCTCCGGCCGTAGGGCAGACGGCCGCAAGCCCTATTACATTCGTATCAACGACAAGCTGGAGGAAGTGCAGCTCGAGACAATCCAGGAGGTACTGGCCGGCACGCCGGAGGCGCCGGGTGCCGGCGGAAAAAGTTCGTCTAAGCGTCCTAAACCCGGGAAGCCTGGCGATATCGCCTCACCCATGCCCGGTCGCGTCGTCAAGGTACTCGTGGCCAAGGGTGACTCCGTCAAGACCGGCGATCCCGTGCTGATCATCGAAGCGATGAAAATGGAAAACCGCGTCCCCGCCCCCATCCCTGGCACCGTCGCCGCGCTCTACGTGAAGGACGGCGATGACGTGAAACCGGACGAAACGCTCGTCCAGTTGGAATAA
- a CDS encoding Si-specific NAD(P)(+) transhydrogenase: protein MAHYDLIVLGSGPAGQKAAIQAAKLRKRVAIIEKEWIGGASVNTATLPSKTLKDAIYYFHGAKLRAFTNLSESLKESFTLRDLMARKAHVIKNELAIITNQLQRNDVEIVRGTGSFIDAHTIRVLKEPGSDEQLSADFIVIATGSRPRHEPIIAFNNTTIFDSDSILDAETIPKTMAVLGGGVIGCEYATMFSAFGVKVTLIDRRNELLRFVDQEVIQALIYQMRINGVTVKLNEEPQDVKTDERGLVVTRLKSNKTVVTDMLLFSMGRSPNVEALNLHTVGIATDQTGLIKVNEFYQTDIPHIYAAGDVIGFPGLSSTSMEQGRRAACHAFKVELSKLPTMMPYGIYTIPEISTVGKSEEELSKANVPYEVGRAYYKEIARGQIFGDLDGLMKLIFHRDTLELLGVHIIGEGATELIHIGQAVLTYGGKVDFFVHNVFNYPTLAECYRTAALDGINRLGIT from the coding sequence ATGGCTCACTACGATCTTATCGTCCTCGGTAGCGGCCCTGCGGGCCAGAAGGCGGCGATCCAGGCCGCCAAGCTGCGCAAGCGCGTGGCCATCATCGAGAAGGAATGGATCGGGGGCGCCTCCGTCAACACCGCCACGCTCCCCAGCAAGACACTCAAGGACGCGATCTACTATTTCCACGGCGCCAAACTCCGCGCCTTCACCAATCTGTCCGAGTCGCTCAAGGAAAGCTTTACGCTGCGCGACCTCATGGCGCGCAAGGCACACGTCATCAAAAACGAGCTGGCCATCATCACCAACCAGCTCCAACGCAACGACGTGGAGATCGTCCGCGGCACCGGCTCGTTTATAGATGCCCACACCATCCGCGTCCTCAAAGAGCCGGGCTCTGACGAGCAGTTGAGCGCGGACTTCATCGTCATCGCCACCGGCTCGCGCCCGCGCCACGAACCCATCATCGCGTTTAACAACACCACCATCTTCGACTCGGACAGCATTTTGGACGCCGAGACGATCCCCAAGACCATGGCCGTGCTGGGCGGGGGGGTGATCGGCTGCGAGTACGCGACGATGTTCTCCGCCTTTGGTGTGAAGGTCACGCTGATCGACCGTCGAAACGAGCTGCTCCGTTTCGTGGACCAGGAAGTGATTCAGGCGCTCATCTATCAGATGCGGATCAACGGCGTGACCGTCAAACTCAACGAGGAGCCACAGGATGTAAAAACTGACGAACGCGGTCTCGTCGTCACCAGGCTCAAGAGCAACAAGACCGTCGTCACGGATATGCTGTTGTTCTCGATGGGCCGCTCCCCCAATGTCGAGGCGCTCAATCTACACACGGTTGGGATCGCGACCGACCAAACAGGGCTCATCAAGGTCAACGAGTTCTACCAGACGGACATCCCGCATATTTATGCAGCGGGCGACGTCATTGGTTTTCCCGGTCTCTCCTCCACATCTATGGAGCAAGGTCGTCGCGCGGCCTGCCACGCCTTCAAGGTCGAACTATCCAAACTGCCGACGATGATGCCCTATGGTATTTACACAATCCCGGAAATTTCCACAGTCGGCAAGAGCGAGGAAGAACTGTCGAAAGCGAACGTGCCTTACGAAGTTGGCCGCGCCTACTACAAAGAAATCGCGCGGGGGCAGATTTTCGGCGACCTGGACGGTCTCATGAAACTCATCTTCCACCGAGACACGCTGGAACTGCTTGGCGTTCATATCATTGGCGAGGGCGCCACCGAGCTCATTCACATCGGCCAGGCAGTCCTCACCTACGGCGGCAAGGTGGATTTCTTCGTCCACAACGTCTTCAACTATCCGACGCTGGCCGAGTGTTATCGCACAGCAGCGCTCGACGGCATCAACCGCCTGGGAATCACTTAG
- the tenA gene encoding thiaminase II has product MSFSQHLKKIAKPIWDAQLTHPFVEQLGNGTLPERKFKYYILQDARFLGDLARVFSAAAQKALDLESALKFLTLAEETLVVERSLHQSYGQQWKMTPTQMTSVPMAPTTYAYTRHMLAVAATGSACEITVVALPCAWIYCVVGKHLLRKGPPPKNHPYRNWLMLYASPEFAEVQTWMRRKVDQWAKDASKSERARMEEAFVISSRYEWLFWDMAFSEEEWPI; this is encoded by the coding sequence ATGTCGTTTAGTCAGCACCTTAAGAAGATTGCCAAGCCGATCTGGGACGCACAGCTGACACATCCTTTTGTCGAACAACTTGGCAACGGCACGCTGCCGGAGCGGAAATTCAAATACTACATCCTCCAGGACGCGCGGTTTCTCGGCGATCTCGCCCGCGTCTTTTCCGCCGCCGCGCAAAAAGCGCTGGATTTGGAGTCCGCACTTAAGTTCCTCACACTGGCGGAAGAAACCCTCGTCGTCGAACGCAGTCTCCACCAAAGTTACGGCCAGCAGTGGAAGATGACGCCAACACAGATGACCTCCGTTCCGATGGCGCCGACCACCTACGCCTACACACGACATATGCTGGCCGTCGCTGCAACCGGCTCAGCTTGTGAAATCACCGTCGTCGCTCTCCCCTGCGCATGGATCTACTGCGTGGTGGGCAAGCATCTCTTACGGAAAGGCCCGCCGCCCAAGAACCATCCCTACCGCAACTGGCTCATGCTCTACGCGTCACCAGAGTTTGCGGAAGTGCAGACGTGGATGAGAAGGAAGGTGGATCAGTGGGCGAAAGACGCAAGCAAGTCCGAGCGGGCACGAATGGAAGAAGCGTTTGTGATCAGTTCGCGCTACGAGTGGTTGTTCTGGGATATGGCATTTTCAGAGGAGGAATGGCCCATCTAA
- the thiD gene encoding bifunctional hydroxymethylpyrimidine kinase/phosphomethylpyrimidine kinase, which produces MTTLKQVLTIAGSDSGGGAGIQADIKAMSANGVFAMSVLTAITAQNTEAVTDVFALPASIVASQLDAVFDDFDVAAVKTGMLSSADIVRVVARALAQQRIATLVVDPVMISKSGHALLKPDAVEALRTELIPLALVITPNVYEAEQLSGLKITTLADARQAAKALHTLGCKNVLIKGGHLLSERGTDLLYDGRFFTVFKGEFIETPHTHGTGCTFASAIAAQLAKGHTLPEAVPLAKTYLTEAIRHGLAIGHGKGPTNHFYFLAP; this is translated from the coding sequence ATGACGACGCTCAAACAGGTTCTGACCATTGCCGGCTCGGATTCCGGCGGCGGCGCCGGCATCCAGGCGGACATCAAGGCGATGTCGGCCAACGGCGTCTTCGCCATGTCCGTGCTGACGGCCATCACCGCACAGAACACTGAGGCGGTCACGGACGTCTTCGCACTGCCCGCCTCGATCGTGGCGTCGCAACTGGACGCCGTGTTCGACGACTTCGACGTCGCTGCGGTCAAGACCGGCATGCTCTCCTCTGCAGACATCGTCCGTGTCGTGGCCAGGGCGCTCGCGCAACAGCGCATCGCCACCCTCGTCGTGGACCCGGTCATGATCTCCAAAAGCGGCCACGCGCTCCTCAAGCCAGATGCTGTGGAGGCGCTGCGGACTGAGTTGATCCCGCTGGCGCTCGTCATTACCCCGAACGTGTACGAAGCGGAACAACTATCCGGCCTGAAAATCACCACCCTCGCCGACGCACGACAGGCGGCCAAGGCACTCCACACGCTGGGCTGCAAGAACGTGCTGATCAAGGGGGGCCATTTGCTTTCCGAGCGCGGAACCGACCTGCTATACGACGGACGGTTCTTCACCGTGTTCAAGGGGGAATTCATCGAGACGCCCCACACCCACGGCACCGGCTGCACCTTCGCCTCCGCCATCGCGGCGCAACTGGCGAAGGGGCACACCCTGCCAGAGGCGGTGCCCCTTGCCAAGACTTATCTCACGGAAGCAATCCGGCACGGGCTGGCCATCGGCCACGGCAAGGGGCCGACGAACCATTTTTATTTTCTGGCACCGTGA
- a CDS encoding alpha/beta hydrolase, with translation MPVQETPVCFTANGNRRVAALLTIPEGKTDHVVLLSHGFLTNKNSTTNKTLTRTLTERGLATLRYDFFGHGESDGPFANITVDAAINQALAALDWLAANGYNKIGMVGSSFGGLVSTLAAAQRPNIRCLGLKCPVVDFPEVLRLEFGEAGMVHWKAHNEIPDVTGGSKPLSLHYAFYENALTHDGYTAAASIRIPTLIVQGERDELVPLHQSQQLMGLLQGKRQLEVLPGADHGFTKGDDFKTMTGLLADWIVQHLT, from the coding sequence ATGCCTGTCCAGGAGACGCCAGTTTGCTTTACCGCCAACGGCAATCGCCGCGTTGCGGCCCTGCTGACGATCCCGGAAGGCAAGACCGACCACGTCGTCCTGCTCTCGCACGGATTTCTCACCAACAAAAACAGCACGACGAACAAGACACTCACGCGCACCCTGACCGAACGGGGCCTAGCAACCCTGCGGTATGATTTTTTTGGCCACGGCGAGAGCGACGGCCCCTTCGCGAACATCACTGTGGACGCGGCCATCAATCAGGCACTCGCTGCGCTCGACTGGCTGGCCGCCAATGGGTACAACAAAATTGGCATGGTCGGCTCCAGCTTCGGTGGACTAGTGTCGACCCTCGCCGCCGCACAACGTCCGAACATCAGGTGCCTCGGACTGAAATGCCCCGTGGTGGACTTTCCCGAGGTCCTGCGCTTGGAGTTCGGTGAAGCCGGCATGGTGCACTGGAAAGCGCATAACGAAATCCCTGACGTGACCGGCGGCTCGAAACCCCTCTCGCTGCACTATGCTTTTTATGAGAACGCACTCACCCACGACGGCTACACGGCCGCTGCCTCGATCCGCATCCCCACGTTGATCGTGCAGGGCGAACGGGACGAACTGGTGCCGCTCCATCAAAGCCAACAACTCATGGGCCTCCTGCAAGGCAAGCGGCAACTGGAAGTACTGCCGGGTGCTGACCACGGCTTTACCAAAGGGGACGATTTCAAAACGATGACGGGTTTGTTGGCCGACTGGATAGTGCAACACCTTACATGA